The window GTCTACCCGTATAACGACCAATATGGAAATACAGGCCACTGAAAAGGAAGAAACGAACATAGCACCAGTCCCAATCAGATAGCCGGTACGGCCTCGAAAACGTCTCTGCTGCCTCGCCTCGACCTCTCTGCCAGCCATGGCAAGCATTATAAACGACATCAGCACAACCAGCCAACCGCTGGCATTGCCAAATAAAAACTTTAGCACCAAACCGATAAAAAGGAGTTGAGCTGTCATCCTGCAGGTGAAAATAATAAGCTTCTTCTCAATACCCAGACTCAAACACATGCTGGTCACAGCCAGAGCAACGAGCAACAGCGAGGCCAGCCCGAGATCGAAGGCGCTCAGAGAAATTACATTCATTGTGTCCTCTTTGAGGAAACCTTTTGCGGTTGCATCATAGACATGGAGTTTCTTTTAAGCTCTAAAATGCTTGAGGCCACCCTTGCCAGTTGTTCCTTATCGTGACTCACCCAAAGCACAGAGAGATTCTGTTCCTGCCTGAGCTGACTGATAAGACGTTCGAGTTGGTCTGTGTGATATGCATCCAGACCTGAAGTTGGTTCATCAAGAAGCAATACCTGCGGTTGTAAAACCAACGCCCGAACCAGCGCCAACCGCTGTTTCTCGCCGGTGGACAACCTGCTCACATGCCAGTTCAAAACATCGTCGTCAAAACCGAGTGCCACGATTGCCCTGTTGAACAGTTCAGTGTCCAACCCTGTGGTGAAATGTGGTTTTACAGTGTCATGCCACCAGGCCGATTCTGCGGGCACCATCAAGACTCTGCTTCGCCACCTTTGTGGGGCAACACTGTCTATCGGCTCCCCGAAAAGAGTGATGGTGCCGGAGTGGGGGATGAGATCGGCAAGAGCCCTCAGCATCTGGGACTTCCCCACACCGGACTGTCCGCTGATACCGACGCATTGGCCTGTCGGCAGCGAGAAACTGTATGGTCCGTTTTCCAGAAACTCAAGAGATTCAACTACCAGGCACGTCGGGGAGGTTGAGGCGAAAGATGAATTATTCAAGTTGTTCTCATTTGACAGGAAGCTCGATCGAGAAGGTTGTGCCTTCATTTAGAGTACTCTCGACGTGGATGGCACCGTTATGACTTTCTACTATATTTTTGGTAATAGCCAGACCGAGACCGGTACCCTTGTGCTTATCAGTAAAAAACGGGGTGAAAATCTTGTCAAGTTTGTCGCTGTCCATGCCCGGCCCGCTGTCCTCTATGGCAATGACCAGATTCTCTGATGAATTTACCAATGTTGCGACCTTCAGCTTACCACCCTGTTCCATAGCCTGCAGACCATTTATCAGGATGTTAAGGAGCGCTCTATACAGCTGGGCGTCATCTATGGGGATCAGTGGCAGGTCGGTCGCCAGATCGATTTCAAGCTCGACATTCTGTTCCTTGATCATGGGTGAAGCAAAATTGAGCACTTTTTCCATCAGGACATTAACATCGCCCATTGCCAGCTTTGGCGCCTGAGGTCTCGCAAAATCGAGAAACTCTATAACAATATCGTTCAAGCGACTGGTTTCATCGACAATAATCCTGGCCAGATGTTCATTCCCCGGGGCGACCTTTAAAATACGCTTCTCAAGTATCTCAGCGGTACTGCGCACTATGCCAAGCGGACTTTTAATCTCGTGGGAAACCGTGGCCACCATGGTACCAAGGTGGGCGAGTCG of the Desulfosediminicola ganghwensis genome contains:
- a CDS encoding ABC transporter ATP-binding protein, which encodes MNNSSFASTSPTCLVVESLEFLENGPYSFSLPTGQCVGISGQSGVGKSQMLRALADLIPHSGTITLFGEPIDSVAPQRWRSRVLMVPAESAWWHDTVKPHFTTGLDTELFNRAIVALGFDDDVLNWHVSRLSTGEKQRLALVRALVLQPQVLLLDEPTSGLDAYHTDQLERLISQLRQEQNLSVLWVSHDKEQLARVASSILELKRNSMSMMQPQKVSSKRTQ